The following proteins are encoded in a genomic region of Cataglyphis hispanica isolate Lineage 1 chromosome 1, ULB_Chis1_1.0, whole genome shotgun sequence:
- the LOC126855153 gene encoding biogenesis of lysosome-related organelles complex 1 subunit 2, protein MDPSKSEMQTEPTLIENLSAEQYSRCESPKRGTTLSTSTSSFEALDPHDPNLSRLANTMFEKTGEYLQEELTSIHADYQLLERLNKETIAKYTELKIISSNVVQSLDSLNEKYQKLQPILDNINQIDDSVSKLEQAAYKLAAYSKRLEAKFKDLEKEYTKSK, encoded by the coding sequence ATGGATCCGTCAAAGAGCGAAATGCAGACCGAGCCAACGTTGATCGAAAATCTGTCAGCAGAACAATATTCGAGATGCGAATCGCCAAAACGTGGCACCACGCTTTCCACCAGCACCAGCAGTTTTGAGGCGTTGGATCCGCATGATCCGAATCTAAGTCGTTTGGCGAACACGATGTTCGAGAAGACAGGAGAATATCTGCAAGAAGAGCTCACTTCCATCCACGCAGATTATCAATTGTTAGAACGTTTAAACAAAGAAACTATCGCCAAGTACACAGAACTGAAGATTATTTCGTCGAATGTCGTGCAATCATTGGATTCTCTAAACGAGAAGTATCAAAAGTTACAGCCGATTCTAGATAATATCAATCAGATTGATGATAGTGTCAGCAAACTGGAGCAAGCTGCTTATAAACTTGCAGCATATTCTAAACGTCTTGAAGCCAAATTTAAGGATCtcgaaaaagaatatacaaaaagcaaataa
- the LOC126855229 gene encoding elongin-C isoform X2 → MSTDVNMQAEKQEVGPIYGGCEGPNAMYVKLVSSDGHEFIVKREHALTSGTIKAMLSGPGQFAENEANEVNFREIPSHVLQKVCMYFTYKVRYTNSSTEIPEFPIAPEIALELLMAGNFLDC, encoded by the exons ATGTCAACCGATGTGAATATGCAGGCTGAAAAG caagaAGTTGGTCCTATTTATGGAGGTTGTGAAGGCCCAAATGCTATGTATGTGAAACTGGTCAGTAGTGATGGACATGAGTTTATTGTTAAAAGAGAACATGCATTAACAAGTGGTACCATCAAAGCTATGTTAAGTGGTCCTGGACAGTTTGCAGAGAATGAAGCTAATGAAgttaattttcgagaaatccC gtCTCATGTGTTGCAAAAAGTCTGTATGTATTTTACTTACAAAGTGCGCTACACGAATAGCAGTACAGAAATACCAGAATTTCCCATTGCACCCGAAATCGCTCTAGAATTATTAATGGCTGGTAATTTCTTAGACTGTTAA
- the LOC126855229 gene encoding elongin-C isoform X1, giving the protein MSTDVNMQAEKSNGEASVDKTEEEEGRSSKDLHVQEVGPIYGGCEGPNAMYVKLVSSDGHEFIVKREHALTSGTIKAMLSGPGQFAENEANEVNFREIPSHVLQKVCMYFTYKVRYTNSSTEIPEFPIAPEIALELLMAGNFLDC; this is encoded by the exons ATGTCAACCGATGTGAATATGCAGGCTGAAAAG TCCAATGGAGAAGCAAGTGTCGATAAAACCGAAGAAGAAGAGGGCAGATCATCTAAAGACCTGCATGTG caagaAGTTGGTCCTATTTATGGAGGTTGTGAAGGCCCAAATGCTATGTATGTGAAACTGGTCAGTAGTGATGGACATGAGTTTATTGTTAAAAGAGAACATGCATTAACAAGTGGTACCATCAAAGCTATGTTAAGTGGTCCTGGACAGTTTGCAGAGAATGAAGCTAATGAAgttaattttcgagaaatccC gtCTCATGTGTTGCAAAAAGTCTGTATGTATTTTACTTACAAAGTGCGCTACACGAATAGCAGTACAGAAATACCAGAATTTCCCATTGCACCCGAAATCGCTCTAGAATTATTAATGGCTGGTAATTTCTTAGACTGTTAA
- the LOC126853834 gene encoding protein artichoke yields MVSYLITIFLLWNIFSLNQAQWKPCIELKQDFLVPCKCAISMDYPPLIEMDCDRVIFTRDMMNILHDQPIVSISQRNCGYQTLPEDLINSDFNLRKLDLSNNMIHRLMDRILQLQSELYELRLADNLLGDNLNPIFSSNEFHNMEKLKILDLSRNGLKSIEEGILKGCTNLEELYLDGNNLTAVPTISLKGPRAIKVLSLARNNIDFLPRNSFITFSESLLRLDLSYNELSHMEDNAFFDLQHLLFLNISHNSLSRFNSDVFRSVSNLFQLDLSANFLQEFPTNALRHLTYLKFLNISNNLITEIEQIHLSRLTELQVLDFSRNNIGQLGINTFSNLSALTRLDLSLNALRTIDESSFVGLTKLKWLSLEDNNILLVPASALKRLPSLAHLHLQFNRIAALSIELIHATSTNLVTLSLSHNLVREIQPRLFYNFKHLIDIKLSDNMLSVISQNAFAGLEDTLLNLDISYNRLTTITELLLKNLLSLNLAGNQLKRLPPETFKYLHRLRYLNLSSNPLYGGFPPVFPSSLINLDISHTELKILPTILLLNLESLEKIFLSGNQLQEINEGTFQNFYNLTTIDLSYNTIQRIDIGAFVNLINLYSLNLCGNKLTFFLGEHFNTGTGLEILNLSNNRISQLSPTAFVIHPRLTWIDLSNNQFVQFPGDFIKSLQFLKWLDLSGNMLHHVNEFAFSQMGRLRNLNLSNNRIESVDELAFYNSTQLQLLDLSNNILETLSERTMEGLFRLEFLNLCNNRLASLPETIFDPSRIRYIEKIDLSGNRFNEIPIRALQRQLASLFSLKIARNRIVEMFTQVIINNVKELDLSENPLSENAIRAILGEAKILRSLNLADTGIKTISRLEMPFLKHLNLSSNAITDIQPDTLERTTMLESLDLSKNRLTDFTNLTTNFKTLSILQSLDISNNEVKSINESSFDRLVTLRSLKMANLTNSTRIEKNVFKSLKKLRCLHAYNYPKLGYFDIQGILKDMTNLETLDIEIKDPSVGNEQLSIHTHPRLRVLTLRGEKLRNIFSSSLVGVRGLRFFLGLKNTSINSIPAALFFPVPRSTKIELDVSGSKFTNLSAQLLAAWDERGDFIKISGLNNNPINCSCEAKHLWRWLKLSGNKAPVVICSNPKHLEGVMLNDLTKENFLCNHTTSTKPQMTETTLLMKSTTHEPEIIWTVAPMVQNNRNKHIDHTNASTMGNISNTDDTLIISIIGGVVAFIAIIIIAICICRLRWSSRVQETRMTTMGTSIIPEESMIPETSIIRPASAYSGKINHHDLYIGSYNNSTLERGSNGSVLLTTPMQMMPYTQSIHMMHTMNPSSPSLSTQQFYEYYDNSPLPIYVTESKIDK; encoded by the exons ATGGT ctCATATCTGATAACGATTTTCCTATTGTGGAATATCTTTTCATTGAATCAAGCACAATGGAAACCCTGCATTGAATTGAAACAGGATTTTCTGGTGCCTTGCAAATGTGCCATATCCATGGATTATCCACCATTAATTGAAATGGATTGCGATCGGGTAATTTTTACGCGCGACATGATGAACATCTTGCATGATCAGCCGATCGTATCAATCAGCCAGAGGAATTGTGGCTACCAGACTTTACCAGAAGATCTTATTAATTCCGATTTTAATCTCAGGAAACTCGACCTATCAAACAATATGATCCATCGACTAATGGATCGTATACTGCAACTGCAGAGTGAACTATATGAGCTTCGACTCGCTGATAATCTGTTGGGTGACAATTTAAACCCAATATTTTCCAGCAATGAATTTCATAACATGGAAAAACTCAAAATACTCGATCTCAGCAGAAATGGTCTCAAAAGTATTGAAGAAGGAATTTTAAAAGGATGCACTAACTTGGAAGAGCTATATCTTGATGGTAACAATTTGACTGCGGTGCCTACTATTTCTTTGAAAGGCCCACGTGCTATTAAAGTGCTGTCCTTGGCCCGAAACAATATCG attttctTCCACGAAATTCTTTCATAACATTTAGCGAATCACTATTACGATTGGATCTCAGCTACAATGAATTGTCTCACATGGAAGACAATGCCTTTTTCGATCTTCAACATTTATTGTTTCTAAACATTTCTCATAATTCTCTTAGTCGCTTCAACAGCGATGTCTTTAGAA GTGTATCCAATCTATTTCAGTTGGATCTTTCAGCTAATTTTCTCCAGGAATTTCCTACCAACGCGCTAAGACACTTAACATATTTGAAATTCCTGAATATTTCTAACAATTTGATTACT gaaaTAGAACAGATACATTTATCACGATTGACTGAGCTGCAAGTATTGGATTTTAGCCGAAACAATATAGGTCAGCTCggaattaatacattttccaATCTTTCCGCTCTCACTAGACTAGATCTGAGCCTTAATGCGCTGCGTACG ATTGATGAATCATCTTTTGTGGGCTTGACAAAATTGAAATGGTTATCCTTAGAAGACAACAACATTCTATTGGTGCCAGCTTCAGCGCTCAAGCGATTACCATCTCTGGCACACTTGCATCTGCAATTCAATCGCATCGCCGCACTATCCATCGAACTAATTCACGCCACATCGACGAATCTTGTTACTTTGAGCTTGTCACACAATCTAGTACGCGAGATACAGCCCAGATTGTTCTACAACTTCAAACATCTTATCGATATCAAACTCTCTGATAATATGCTATCAGTCATTTCACAAAATGCATTCGCTGGTTTGGAAGATACCTTGTTGAATCTCGATATATCGTATAATCGACTGACAACTATCACTGAATTGCTGCTGAAGAATCTGCTCTCGTTGAATCTGGCAGGTAACCAACTAAAACGATTACCGCCGGAAACATTCAAATACTTACATAGACTGAGGTATTTAAACCTCAGCAGCAATCCCTTATACGGCGGCTTTCCGCCTGTATTTCCCTCATCTTTGATCAATCTCGATATATCGCATACAGAGCTTAAGATCCTACCAactatattactattaaatctTGAATCATTGGagaaaatctttctttctggCAATCAACTACAGGAAATCAACGAAGgcacttttcaaaatttctacaATCTCACAACAATAGATCTTTCGTATAATACCATCCAGCGCATCGATATTGGTGCCTTTGTCAATCTCATTAATCTCTACTCGTTGAACTTGTGTGGTAATAAGCTCACGTTTTTTCTTGGTGAGCACTTCAACACCGGCACGGGCTTAGAAATCCTCAATTTGTCAAATAATCGTATCAGTCAGCTGTCTCCGACGGCCTTCGTGATCCATCCGAGGCTTACGTGGATTGACCTCTCAAACAATCAATTTGTTCAGTTTCCGGGTGACTTTATCAAGTCATTGCAGTTTCTGAAATGGCTAGATCTGTCTGGGAATATGTTGCATCATGTGAACGAGTTTGCCTTCTCGCAGATGGGAAGATTGCGCAATCTGAATCTCTCCAATAATAGAATTGAATCG GTAGATGAGCTGGCCTTTTACAATTCTACGCAGCTTCAATTATTGGATTTATctaacaatattttagaaacgTTGAGCGAACGCACTATGGAGGGTTTATTccgattagaatttttaaatctatgcAATAATCGACTTGCCTCGCTACCCGAAACCATCTTTGATCCCTCAAGGATTCGCTACATTGAAAAGATTGATCTATCTGGTAATCGTTTCAACGAGATACCAATCCGCGCTTTGCAACGACAATTGGCGTcattatttagtttaaaaatagctCGCAATCGAATAGTGGAAATGTTCACGCAAGTCATCATCAACAATGTAAAGGAACTTGATCTTTCTGAGAATCCATTGAGCGAAAACGCGATACGTGCCATTTTAGGTGAGGCAAAGATTCTACGATCGTTGAATCTAGCCGATACGGGTATCAAAACTATTTCTAGGCTAGAGATGCCATTCCTGAAGCATCTGAATCTCTCAAGTAATGCAATCACAGACATTCAACCAGACACGTTGGAGCGCACTACGATGCTAGAGAGCCTAGATTTGTCGAAGAATCGTTTAAcagattttacaaatttgacTACTAACTTTAAAACTCTATCCATACTCCAGAGTTTAGACATCTCTAATAATGAAGTAAAGAGCATCAATGAGAGCAGCTTCGACAGATTGGTCACACTACGCTCTTTAAAAATGGCAAATTTAACGAATAGTACCAGGATCGAGAAAAACGTATTCAAATCgttgaaaaaattacgatGTCTACATGCTTACAATTATCCTAAGTTAGGCTATTTCGACATACAAGGTATTTTGAAGGATATGACAAATCTAGAGACGTTGGACATCGAGATCAAAGATCCATCAGTAGGTAACGAGCAGCTATCAATACACACTCATCCTCGTCTGCGAGTATTAACATTGCGAGGGGAAAAATTGCGTAATATTTTCTCGAGTTCGCTGGTTGGTGTGCGAGGACTAAGATTTTTCCTAGGTTTAAAGAATACTTCCATAAACTCGATACCGGCTGCTCTTTTCTTTCCGGTACCGCGTTCTACAAAGATTGAATTAGACGTTTCTGGTAGCAAATTCACCAATTTATCAGCTCAGCTATTAGCCGCTTGGGACGAACGCGgagatttcataaaaatcagcggattaaataataaccCCATCAATTGCAGTTGCGAGGCAAAACATCTATGGAGGTGGCTCAAATTATCAGGCAATAAAGCGCCTGTTGTAATCTGCTCTAATCCTAAACACTTGGAAGGTGTAATGCTGAATGATCTCACAAAAGAGAATTTCTTGTGTAATCATACCACATCAACAAAACCGCAAATGACGGAAACCACGTTATTGATGAAGTCAACAACGCACGAACCAGAAATAATATGGACTGTTGCTCCGATGGTGCAAAATAATCGAAACAAACATATTGATCATACAA ATGCATCCACAATGGGTAATATTTCAAACACTGATGATACCCTCATTATTAGCATTATTGGCGGTGTAGTGGCATTTATCGCAATCATCATTATCGCAATTTGCATCTGCCGATTACGATGGAGCAGCCGAGTGCAAGAAACGAGAATGACAACGATGGGAACGTCAATCATCCCCGAGGAATCAATGATCCCTGAGACGTCAATTATACGACCAGCAAGTGCATATTCAGGCAAGATTAATCATCATGATCTATACATAGGTTCGTACAACAATTCGACTTTAGAACGAGGCAGCAATGGTTCTGTGCTACTGACTACCCCTATGCAGATGATGCCCTACACACAGTCGATACATATGATGCATACTATGAATCCGTCCTCGCCCTCATTGTCTACGCAACAATTCTATGAATATTATGACAATTCACCTCTTCCCATATACGTTACGGAAAGTAAAATAGACAAATAA